In Deferribacter desulfuricans SSM1, the following are encoded in one genomic region:
- a CDS encoding acyl-CoA mutase large subunit family protein has protein sequence MYKKWEELYKKSIERFPERKKEFQTTSGIKIKPFYTPDDIKDLNYDEQLGYPGLYPFTRGVQPTMYRSRFWTMRQYAGFATAEESNKRYHYLLQQGTMGLSVAFDLPTQIGYDSDDPMAEGEVGRVGVAIDSLADMEILFDGIPLDKVSTSMTINATASILLAFYIAVAEKQGVSSDKLSGTIQNDILKEYIARGTYIFPPKESMRIITDIFAFCKDHVPKWNTISISGYHIREAGSTAVQEVAFTLADGIEYVKSAIEAGLDVDEFAGRLSFFFNGHNNFLEEIAKFRAARRLWAKIMKERFGARNPRSCMLRFHTQTAGSTLTAQQPENNIVRVAIQALAAVLGGTQSLHTNSFDEALALPTEKSVRIALRTQQIIAHESGVADTIDPLAGSYLIENWTNEIERKAEEYINKIDELGGMVKAIEMGYVQKEIQNSAYECQLAIEKGEQIVVGVNKYQIEEEPPKDILKIDPKVEENQKRKLKELREKRDNIAVQNSLKKLEEVAKTNENLMPHIINCAKNYATLGEIVKSLKNVFGEYKENIVL, from the coding sequence ATGTATAAAAAGTGGGAAGAGTTGTATAAAAAATCTATCGAGAGGTTTCCTGAGAGAAAAAAGGAATTTCAAACAACGAGTGGTATCAAGATAAAGCCTTTTTATACTCCTGATGATATTAAAGATTTAAATTATGATGAGCAATTGGGTTATCCTGGTTTATACCCATTTACAAGAGGCGTTCAGCCAACGATGTATAGAAGCCGATTTTGGACTATGAGGCAGTATGCAGGTTTTGCTACAGCTGAGGAATCTAATAAAAGATATCATTATTTACTACAACAAGGAACAATGGGGCTTTCCGTTGCTTTTGATCTCCCTACTCAAATCGGTTATGATTCTGATGACCCAATGGCAGAAGGGGAGGTTGGAAGAGTTGGGGTTGCTATTGATTCTTTAGCTGATATGGAGATACTTTTTGATGGCATCCCTCTTGATAAGGTTTCCACCTCAATGACAATTAATGCGACAGCTTCAATTTTACTTGCTTTTTATATTGCTGTAGCAGAGAAACAGGGTGTATCATCAGATAAACTTAGCGGTACAATACAAAATGATATTTTAAAAGAATATATAGCAAGAGGGACATATATATTCCCTCCAAAGGAATCGATGAGGATTATCACAGATATTTTTGCTTTTTGTAAAGATCATGTGCCAAAATGGAATACAATAAGTATAAGTGGTTATCACATTAGAGAAGCTGGTTCCACTGCGGTTCAAGAAGTTGCATTTACCCTTGCTGATGGCATTGAGTATGTAAAATCAGCAATTGAAGCAGGGCTTGATGTTGACGAGTTTGCAGGAAGATTATCATTTTTCTTTAATGGACATAACAATTTTCTTGAAGAAATAGCAAAGTTTAGGGCAGCAAGAAGATTGTGGGCTAAAATAATGAAAGAACGCTTTGGAGCTAGAAATCCAAGATCCTGCATGTTGCGTTTTCATACTCAGACAGCTGGTAGCACATTGACAGCTCAACAGCCAGAAAACAATATTGTAAGGGTTGCAATACAAGCTCTTGCTGCTGTGCTGGGAGGCACTCAATCTCTACATACAAATTCATTTGACGAAGCACTGGCTTTGCCTACAGAAAAATCTGTAAGGATTGCACTGAGGACACAGCAGATTATTGCTCATGAAAGTGGTGTAGCTGATACAATAGATCCGTTGGCTGGTTCCTATTTAATAGAAAATTGGACTAATGAAATAGAGAGAAAAGCTGAAGAATATATTAATAAAATAGATGAACTCGGTGGTATGGTAAAAGCTATAGAGATGGGTTATGTCCAAAAGGAGATACAAAATAGTGCCTATGAATGTCAATTGGCAATTGAAAAAGGGGAGCAGATTGTAGTTGGTGTAAATAAATATCAGATTGAAGAAGAACCACCAAAGGATATTCTAAAGATAGACCCTAAAGTTGAAGAAAATCAAAAAAGAAAATTGAAGGAGCTTAGAGAAAAACGGGATAATATAGCTGTGCAGAATTCTTTGAAGAAATTAGAAGAAGTTGCAAAAACAAACGAAAATCTTATGCCACATATTATCAATTGTGCTAAAAACTATGCTACTCTTGGTGAAATTGTAAAATCTTTAAAAAATGTCTTTGGAGAATATAAAGAAAATATTGTGCTGTAA
- the purB gene encoding adenylosuccinate lyase: MVYNEYKNPLTERYCCKEMNYIFSPEKKFTTWRKLWVALAEAEKELGLPITDEQIEEMKQNINNIDFEYAKEMEKKFRHDVMAHVHTFGKVAPKAMPIIHLGATSAYVGDNADLIIMKEALLHIRKKMVNLLNNLKNFALKYKDLPTLGFTHFQPAQLTTVGKRAALWLQDFVMDFEELEYVLDNLRFRGVKGTTGTQASFMKLFNNDSEKVKKLDLLVSKKMGFDKVLKITGQTYTRKQDTKVLTVLAKIAESAHKMATDIRLLQNLKEVEEPFEKTQIGSSAMAYKRNPMRSERVCSLSRYVISLVFNPFMTQATQWFERTLDDSANRRISIPESFMGVDSILNLLINITDGMVVYEKMIEKHINDELPFMATENIIMEAVKKGGNRQEMHEIIRVHSMEAGKRVKMEGKQNDLLERLANDDRVPLSMEEIKSLLNPRDFVGRAPEQVEEFIKEEVQPIIEKYSNDLGVDVEIKV; encoded by the coding sequence ATGGTTTATAATGAATATAAAAATCCACTGACAGAAAGATATTGTTGTAAAGAAATGAATTATATTTTTTCACCAGAAAAAAAGTTTACCACTTGGAGAAAATTGTGGGTTGCATTAGCTGAGGCAGAAAAAGAGCTCGGTTTGCCAATTACAGATGAACAAATTGAAGAAATGAAACAAAATATCAACAATATAGATTTTGAATATGCTAAAGAAATGGAAAAAAAATTTAGACATGATGTAATGGCTCATGTTCACACTTTTGGAAAAGTTGCTCCAAAGGCCATGCCGATAATACATCTTGGCGCCACATCAGCATACGTGGGCGATAATGCAGATCTTATCATAATGAAAGAAGCCTTACTGCATATAAGAAAAAAAATGGTTAACCTGCTAAATAATCTCAAAAACTTTGCTTTGAAATATAAAGACTTACCTACTCTAGGATTTACACATTTTCAGCCTGCACAACTTACCACTGTTGGTAAAAGAGCTGCTTTATGGCTTCAAGATTTCGTTATGGACTTTGAAGAATTAGAATATGTATTGGATAATCTCAGATTTAGAGGCGTTAAAGGTACAACTGGCACTCAGGCTTCTTTTATGAAGCTTTTTAACAATGACAGTGAAAAAGTAAAAAAGTTGGATTTGCTGGTAAGCAAAAAAATGGGGTTTGATAAAGTCTTAAAAATTACAGGGCAAACGTATACTAGAAAACAGGATACAAAAGTACTTACTGTATTGGCAAAAATAGCTGAAAGTGCTCACAAAATGGCTACAGACATCAGATTATTACAAAATCTTAAAGAGGTTGAAGAGCCTTTTGAAAAAACACAGATTGGCTCAAGTGCTATGGCTTACAAAAGAAACCCTATGAGAAGTGAAAGGGTATGTTCTTTATCAAGATATGTTATCTCTTTAGTTTTTAACCCTTTTATGACACAAGCTACACAATGGTTTGAGAGGACTCTTGATGACTCTGCAAACCGTAGAATCTCAATTCCAGAATCTTTTATGGGGGTTGATTCTATTTTAAATCTTTTAATTAATATTACAGATGGGATGGTTGTATATGAGAAAATGATTGAGAAGCATATAAATGATGAGCTACCTTTTATGGCTACAGAAAATATAATTATGGAAGCTGTTAAAAAAGGTGGTAATAGACAGGAAATGCACGAAATAATAAGGGTTCATTCGATGGAAGCTGGTAAAAGGGTCAAAATGGAAGGTAAACAAAATGATTTATTAGAAAGGCTTGCAAATGATGATAGAGTCCCTCTATCTATGGAAGAAATTAAATCTTTGCTCAATCCAAGAGATTTTGTAGGTAGAGCACCAGAACAGGTAGAAGAATTTATAAAAGAGGAAGTTCAGCCAATTATAGAAAAATACTCAAACGATTTAGGAGTAGATGTAGAAATAAAAGTTTAA
- a CDS encoding dihydroorotate dehydrogenase yields the protein MAKNRLEVEICGIKFKNPIITASGTFGYGIEYSRFIDISKLGGISVKGLSLNEVSGNMMPRIIETPAGMLNAIGLQNIGVNRFIEEKLPILKKYDTRIIVNFWGKTIEEYVEVAKILDSVDIDMLEINISCPNIKEGGIAFGTDHKMTEKVVSSVKKNIKNKPLIVKLSPNVTDIKLFAKICEDSGADAISAINTLLGMSIDIETKKPHLSNITGGLSGPAIKPVAVRMVYETYKTVKIPIIGIGGIINYKDVIEFFIAGSTAVQIGTANFVDPEIPIKIINDLKTYLENKNIDKISSLTGSIKIN from the coding sequence ATGGCTAAAAATAGATTAGAAGTTGAAATTTGTGGTATTAAATTTAAAAATCCCATAATCACAGCAAGTGGAACTTTTGGATATGGAATTGAATACTCAAGATTTATAGATATTTCTAAACTTGGTGGAATAAGCGTAAAAGGTCTCTCATTAAATGAAGTATCAGGTAATATGATGCCTAGAATAATAGAGACACCTGCAGGAATGCTCAATGCAATAGGTTTACAAAATATAGGAGTAAATAGATTTATTGAAGAAAAACTCCCAATTTTAAAAAAATATGATACAAGAATTATCGTAAATTTTTGGGGCAAAACTATAGAAGAGTATGTTGAAGTAGCTAAGATTCTTGATTCAGTTGATATAGATATGCTAGAAATTAATATATCTTGTCCTAATATCAAAGAAGGTGGCATAGCTTTTGGTACAGATCATAAAATGACGGAAAAAGTTGTTTCTTCAGTTAAAAAGAACATAAAAAATAAACCATTAATAGTAAAATTATCACCAAATGTCACAGATATAAAGCTTTTTGCAAAAATATGTGAAGATTCAGGAGCAGATGCAATTAGCGCAATAAATACACTTCTTGGCATGTCAATAGATATTGAAACAAAAAAACCACATCTTTCAAATATTACAGGAGGACTAAGCGGTCCAGCGATAAAGCCAGTTGCAGTAAGAATGGTTTATGAAACATATAAAACGGTAAAAATACCTATCATAGGGATAGGTGGCATTATAAATTATAAAGATGTCATAGAATTTTTTATTGCTGGATCAACAGCAGTACAAATAGGTACAGCAAATTTTGTAGATCCAGAAATACCAATAAAAATCATTAATGATTTAAAAACCTATTTAGAAAACAAAAATATTGATAAAATTTCGTCATTAACGGGCTCAATAAAAATAAATTAA
- the carB gene encoding carbamoyl-phosphate synthase large subunit, translating into MPKREDLNTIMIIGSGPIVIGQACEFDYSGSQAVKALKEEGYRVVLVNSNPATIMTDPEFADATYIEPLTVEIVEKIIKKEQPDAILPTVGGQTALNLAIDLHKARVLEKYNVELIGAKIDAIQKAEDRELFKKAMAKIGLDMPKSAYVNSYDEAMKVIKDIGFPAIIRPSFTLGGTGGNVAYNMEEYREYVIWGLEASPVNEILVEESIIGWKEIELEVMRDLKDNVVIICGIENFDPMGVHTGDSITVAPIQTLTDKEYQYLRDAAIKVIREIGVDTGGSNVQFAVDPKTGRQVIIEMNPRVSRSSALASKATGFPIAKIAAKLAVGYTLDEIPNDITKKTPACFEPTIDYCVVKYPRFTFEKFPGADDTLTTQMKSVGEVMAIGRTFKEAFQKAINSLEIGKTGFDEIFSEEELQKDSVKDEIIRFLKRPTDKRVFYIAESLRAGFTIDEIYNLSKIDKWFLENIKEIIDFEKKIKETKKLDENTLIEAKKLGFSDKRLAKLLNLKEEDIREKRNTYNLKPVYKRVDTCAAEFESNTPYMYSTFEEECESYPTNNKKVVILGGGPNRIGQGIEFDYCCVHASYALREVGYETIMVNCNPETVSTDYDTSDRLYFEPLTFEHVMNIIEKENPYGVIVQFGGQTPLKLAVPLEKAGVNILGTSPDSIDIAEDRERFQKLLKDINLKQPDNGIAKNFEEALNIAENIGYPVVVRPSYVLGGRAMEIVYDQDSLKNYMKYAVEASEEHPVLIDKFLENAIEVDVDAISDGESTIVAGIMQHIEEAGIHSGDSACSIPPRSLSDEIIEEIKRATISLAEKLNVKGLMNVQYAIKDNQLYVLEVNPRASRTVPYVSKSIGKSLAKLASKVMVGYKLKDLGFTKEVNIPYFTVKESVFPFTKFPGTDPILGPEMKSTGEVMGIDKTFGRAYYKAQIAANNSLPTTGTVFISVKDRVKKDILPVAKKLEKLGFKIVATTGTYKFLRENGINAEHVLKVQEGRPNIVDLIKSDKIDFVINVPEGKKSRLDSNSIRRVILNYNIPYVTTVEAAIASVNGVEAYLNEGLSVKSLQEYYKEIVY; encoded by the coding sequence GTGCCAAAAAGAGAAGATCTAAACACCATCATGATTATAGGTTCAGGTCCAATAGTCATTGGTCAAGCTTGCGAATTTGATTATTCTGGAAGTCAAGCTGTTAAGGCTTTAAAAGAAGAAGGTTATCGAGTAGTATTAGTTAACTCTAACCCAGCCACAATCATGACTGATCCTGAATTTGCTGATGCCACATATATAGAACCGTTAACTGTAGAAATAGTAGAAAAAATTATAAAGAAAGAACAACCAGATGCCATTCTCCCAACCGTTGGTGGACAAACAGCTTTAAATTTAGCTATCGATTTACACAAAGCTAGAGTTTTAGAAAAGTATAACGTGGAGCTAATTGGCGCAAAAATAGATGCAATTCAAAAAGCTGAAGATAGAGAATTATTTAAAAAAGCTATGGCAAAAATCGGTTTAGATATGCCAAAAAGCGCGTATGTAAACTCTTATGATGAAGCAATGAAAGTAATTAAAGATATAGGTTTTCCTGCAATTATAAGACCTTCTTTTACTCTTGGCGGGACAGGTGGTAACGTTGCCTACAACATGGAGGAATATAGAGAATACGTAATATGGGGATTAGAAGCCTCTCCAGTAAATGAAATTCTTGTAGAAGAATCGATAATCGGTTGGAAAGAAATAGAACTAGAAGTGATGAGGGATTTAAAAGATAACGTTGTAATTATTTGTGGAATAGAGAATTTTGATCCTATGGGTGTTCATACTGGTGATAGTATTACTGTTGCTCCAATTCAAACTTTAACTGATAAAGAATACCAATATTTAAGGGATGCAGCTATAAAAGTTATTAGAGAAATTGGTGTTGATACTGGCGGTTCAAATGTTCAGTTTGCCGTTGATCCAAAAACTGGAAGACAAGTTATCATAGAAATGAATCCAAGAGTATCAAGGAGTTCTGCTTTAGCCTCAAAAGCTACAGGATTTCCAATTGCGAAAATAGCAGCAAAATTAGCTGTAGGTTATACACTTGATGAAATCCCTAATGATATTACAAAAAAGACCCCTGCGTGCTTTGAACCCACTATAGATTACTGTGTTGTTAAATATCCACGATTTACTTTTGAAAAATTTCCTGGAGCTGACGATACGTTGACCACTCAAATGAAATCTGTTGGCGAAGTAATGGCAATAGGAAGAACATTTAAAGAAGCTTTTCAAAAAGCAATAAACTCTCTTGAAATAGGTAAAACAGGTTTTGATGAAATTTTTAGTGAAGAAGAGTTACAAAAGGATAGTGTTAAAGATGAAATTATTAGATTTCTCAAAAGACCTACTGATAAACGTGTATTTTATATAGCTGAAAGCTTAAGAGCAGGTTTCACTATTGATGAAATATACAATTTATCAAAAATTGATAAGTGGTTTTTAGAAAATATAAAAGAAATAATAGATTTTGAAAAAAAGATAAAAGAAACAAAAAAATTAGATGAAAACACGCTAATAGAAGCAAAAAAGTTAGGTTTTTCTGATAAAAGATTGGCAAAACTACTTAATTTAAAAGAAGAAGATATTAGAGAAAAAAGAAATACTTACAATTTAAAACCTGTCTACAAAAGGGTAGATACTTGTGCCGCTGAATTTGAATCAAATACTCCATATATGTACTCCACATTTGAAGAAGAATGTGAATCATACCCAACAAACAATAAAAAAGTTGTAATATTAGGTGGTGGACCAAATAGAATAGGGCAGGGGATAGAATTTGATTACTGTTGCGTTCACGCATCATATGCACTTAGGGAAGTAGGTTATGAAACTATTATGGTAAACTGTAACCCAGAAACTGTGAGTACAGATTATGACACATCAGATAGACTCTATTTTGAACCTTTAACATTTGAACATGTAATGAATATTATCGAAAAAGAAAACCCTTATGGTGTTATAGTCCAATTTGGTGGTCAAACTCCATTGAAATTAGCAGTACCTTTAGAAAAAGCAGGAGTCAATATATTAGGTACTTCTCCTGATAGTATTGATATTGCTGAAGATAGAGAAAGATTTCAAAAACTTTTAAAAGATATAAACTTGAAACAACCAGATAATGGAATAGCCAAAAACTTTGAAGAAGCTCTAAATATTGCAGAAAATATTGGTTATCCTGTCGTAGTAAGGCCTTCCTATGTTTTGGGTGGCAGGGCTATGGAAATTGTTTATGACCAGGATTCATTAAAAAACTATATGAAATATGCAGTGGAAGCAAGTGAAGAACATCCCGTATTAATTGATAAATTTTTAGAAAATGCCATTGAGGTAGATGTTGATGCTATAAGTGATGGTGAATCCACAATAGTAGCAGGGATTATGCAGCATATAGAAGAAGCTGGAATACATTCAGGTGATTCTGCTTGCTCAATTCCACCTAGATCATTAAGTGATGAGATTATAGAAGAAATCAAAAGGGCTACTATAAGCCTTGCAGAAAAATTAAATGTTAAAGGTTTAATGAATGTTCAATATGCCATAAAGGATAATCAACTTTACGTATTAGAAGTAAATCCTAGGGCATCAAGGACTGTTCCCTACGTCAGTAAATCGATTGGTAAATCATTAGCAAAGTTAGCGTCCAAAGTGATGGTTGGCTACAAGCTAAAAGATTTAGGTTTTACAAAAGAAGTAAACATTCCATATTTTACAGTAAAAGAATCTGTTTTCCCTTTTACAAAGTTTCCAGGGACAGATCCAATTTTAGGTCCAGAGATGAAATCTACTGGAGAAGTAATGGGGATAGATAAAACTTTTGGAAGGGCATATTATAAAGCACAAATTGCCGCAAACAATTCTTTACCAACAACTGGTACAGTTTTCATAAGTGTCAAGGATAGAGTAAAAAAAGATATCTTACCTGTTGCAAAAAAGCTTGAAAAACTTGGTTTTAAAATTGTAGCTACAACAGGTACATATAAGTTTCTGAGAGAAAATGGTATAAATGCTGAACATGTATTAAAAGTACAAGAAGGTAGACCTAATATTGTTGACCTCATAAAAAGTGACAAGATTGATTTCGTTATAAATGTGCCAGAAGGTAAAAAATCAAGACTTGACTCGAATTCAATCAGAAGAGTTATTTTAAATTACAATATACCATATGTAACAACAGTAGAAGCAGCAATAGCAAGCGTAAATGGAGTAGAAGCATATCTAAATGAAGGCCTATCTGTGAAATCACTTCAAGAATACTATAAAGAAATTGTTTATTAA
- a CDS encoding amidohydrolase family protein yields the protein MSKIAIFGNYIYYDNKIVRDSYLLIENEYIAGIEKNINKNDYDEVIIKKDSAIFPGFINTHTHLPMVYFRGLADDLPLMDWLQKHIWPAENKWLSDEFVYDATLLAACELIRCGTICANDMYFYSKSIADALIKAGVKGVIGAGVLDFPTKFAKNLNEYLNNAEKLIDRYNDNPLIRVAICPHAPYTVSPESYKECIKFAEKHNLLIHTHLAETEWEINEIKNKYGKSPIQLMNEVGMFDTKAIFAHMVHLNQNEIELIGKKSVNISHCLESNFKLASGFAPIKDMLENGVNVTIGTDGAASNNDLDILAETSTVAKFHKAFSKDATALNAETVLKMLTRNAAKALYLDKMGIIKKGYYADFIVIDLNKPHLQPIYNPISHLIYSTKSSDITDVFINGKHILKDGIITTIDEEEILEKAKYWSNKIKNEN from the coding sequence GTGAGTAAAATAGCAATTTTTGGAAATTACATATATTATGACAATAAAATAGTAAGAGATAGTTATCTTTTAATTGAAAATGAATATATAGCTGGTATTGAAAAAAATATAAATAAAAATGATTATGACGAAGTAATCATAAAAAAAGATTCAGCAATTTTTCCAGGGTTTATTAACACTCATACTCATTTACCAATGGTTTATTTTAGAGGTCTTGCGGATGATTTACCACTTATGGATTGGCTACAAAAGCACATATGGCCTGCTGAAAATAAGTGGCTAAGCGATGAGTTTGTTTATGATGCCACTCTGCTTGCAGCGTGCGAACTAATAAGGTGTGGTACTATTTGTGCAAATGATATGTATTTTTATTCAAAATCAATAGCAGATGCTCTTATCAAAGCTGGTGTTAAAGGGGTAATAGGTGCAGGAGTCTTAGATTTTCCAACAAAATTTGCCAAAAATTTAAATGAATACCTAAATAATGCAGAGAAACTAATTGATAGGTATAATGATAATCCACTAATAAGGGTTGCTATCTGTCCTCATGCTCCTTATACTGTCTCTCCTGAAAGCTATAAAGAATGTATTAAGTTTGCTGAAAAACATAATTTATTGATTCATACTCACTTAGCAGAAACAGAGTGGGAAATTAATGAAATAAAAAACAAATATGGTAAATCCCCTATTCAACTTATGAATGAAGTGGGAATGTTTGACACTAAAGCCATTTTTGCTCACATGGTTCACCTAAATCAAAATGAAATAGAATTAATAGGCAAAAAATCTGTAAACATATCGCATTGCCTTGAAAGTAACTTCAAACTTGCAAGTGGTTTTGCACCTATAAAAGATATGCTAGAAAATGGTGTAAATGTAACAATTGGAACTGATGGTGCAGCAAGTAATAACGACCTTGATATTTTGGCTGAAACCTCTACTGTGGCAAAATTTCACAAAGCTTTTAGTAAAGATGCAACCGCTTTAAATGCAGAAACAGTTTTAAAAATGCTCACAAGAAATGCTGCTAAAGCTCTTTATTTGGATAAAATGGGTATCATTAAAAAAGGTTATTACGCAGATTTTATAGTTATTGATCTAAACAAACCTCATTTACAACCAATTTATAATCCAATATCTCATTTAATTTATTCTACAAAGTCTTCTGATATTACTGATGTCTTTATAAATGGTAAGCATATCTTAAAAGATGGTATCATAACCACTATTGATGAAGAAGAAATTTTAGAAAAAGCTAAATACTGGTCAAACAAAATAAAAAACGAAAACTAA
- a CDS encoding biotin/lipoyl-containing protein: MPVKRDYYVTVDGREEEIKVDLEEKEPFIYEVEVDGNKYNVDFAQINEAIYSIIIDGRSYAVEISEKGNNFEVIVDGDNYKVEVLDEMKRFMKMRTSASVEGRQVVEAQMPGYIWKRLKDVGDEVEEGETVMILVAMKMENEIKSPKKGVITEIFVEASEDPNESTVTIGDKLFIVE, encoded by the coding sequence ATGCCAGTTAAAAGAGATTATTATGTAACTGTAGACGGTAGAGAAGAGGAGATCAAAGTTGATCTCGAAGAGAAAGAACCGTTTATCTATGAAGTAGAAGTTGACGGTAATAAGTATAATGTGGATTTTGCTCAGATAAATGAAGCAATTTACTCTATAATTATAGATGGCAGATCATATGCTGTTGAAATAAGTGAAAAAGGGAATAATTTCGAGGTTATTGTAGACGGTGATAATTATAAAGTAGAAGTTTTAGATGAAATGAAGCGTTTTATGAAGATGAGAACTTCTGCATCGGTAGAAGGTCGTCAGGTTGTGGAAGCTCAGATGCCTGGATATATATGGAAGCGTTTAAAGGATGTTGGTGATGAAGTGGAAGAGGGTGAAACCGTAATGATATTAGTTGCTATGAAAATGGAAAATGAAATTAAATCACCAAAAAAGGGTGTTATTACTGAAATATTTGTAGAAGCAAGTGAAGATCCAAATGAGAGTACAGTGACAATTGGAGATAAGCTGTTTATCGTAGAATAA
- a CDS encoding HAD family hydrolase yields MKIHKNSFIFLDLDGTIIDTLEDIHNSLMLTLEKYGFQKFSIDTTKSYVGDGIKKLIERSVGKENYRLEIEKYFRNIYNQKIIETSNMYKDMDYVLSTLRNITDYLFIISNKSFDFTDKIVKHFGLDKYFLKWFGGDSFSEKKPSPIPVLEIFKIYNKTPDKNSFIIGDNYTDIESGYYAGISTIFCNYGYGKIKEVKPDYEVNNPLEILDVLEVTNCE; encoded by the coding sequence ATGAAAATTCACAAAAATAGTTTCATATTCTTAGATTTAGATGGAACAATTATTGATACTTTGGAAGATATACACAATTCTTTAATGCTGACTCTTGAAAAATACGGTTTTCAAAAATTTTCTATCGATACAACAAAAAGTTATGTAGGAGATGGAATTAAAAAGCTCATAGAAAGATCTGTTGGTAAAGAAAACTATAGGTTAGAAATAGAAAAATATTTTCGTAATATTTACAATCAAAAAATTATTGAAACATCTAATATGTATAAAGATATGGATTATGTATTGTCTACTTTAAGAAATATTACAGATTATTTATTCATAATTTCAAATAAATCATTTGATTTCACTGATAAAATAGTTAAACATTTTGGACTTGATAAATACTTTCTTAAATGGTTTGGTGGGGATAGCTTTAGTGAAAAAAAGCCTTCCCCTATTCCAGTCTTAGAAATATTTAAAATATATAATAAAACTCCAGATAAAAATTCATTTATTATAGGCGATAATTATACAGATATAGAATCAGGTTATTATGCAGGTATATCAACCATTTTTTGCAATTATGGTTATGGAAAAATAAAAGAAGTAAAACCTGACTATGAAGTAAATAATCCATTAGAAATTCTCGATGTATTGGAGGTAACAAACTGTGAGTAA
- a CDS encoding dihydroorotate dehydrogenase electron transfer subunit, with protein sequence MTGKIVFNKKLSDKYYYMKIESPEFVKNAKPGQFFMLKTQSFDYLVDPLLRRPFGVCDIEEDCFTILYTLVGKGTYLLSNLQTSTEISFSNPLGNGFSIVKNKNVALVGGGVGIAPLLYLSKALKDNNNSITLYYGGKSIGDIHLLEYFENTCDYIKISTEDGSLGEKALITDIITNFDYDIVYTCGPKPMMKNVVSVFQDKVENIEVSLDERMACGLGACLGCIIYVKEGDNIVQKRCCVEGPVFDGNKVVWEL encoded by the coding sequence ATGACAGGAAAAATAGTTTTTAATAAAAAACTTAGCGATAAATACTACTATATGAAAATAGAATCTCCAGAATTTGTAAAAAATGCAAAACCAGGGCAGTTTTTTATGTTGAAAACTCAAAGTTTTGATTATTTAGTTGACCCCTTATTGCGAAGACCATTTGGTGTCTGCGATATAGAAGAAGATTGTTTTACAATTTTATATACCTTAGTTGGAAAAGGTACGTATCTCTTATCGAACTTACAAACTAGCACAGAAATCTCTTTTTCAAATCCACTTGGAAATGGATTTAGTATTGTTAAAAATAAAAATGTAGCACTAGTTGGTGGTGGAGTAGGTATAGCACCGTTACTTTATTTATCAAAAGCACTTAAAGATAATAACAATAGTATTACTTTATATTATGGTGGTAAATCTATAGGAGATATACATTTATTGGAATATTTTGAAAACACATGTGATTACATAAAGATTTCCACAGAAGATGGCAGCCTTGGTGAAAAAGCTCTTATAACAGACATAATAACTAATTTTGATTATGATATAGTTTATACTTGTGGACCAAAACCTATGATGAAAAATGTAGTATCTGTTTTTCAAGATAAAGTTGAAAACATAGAAGTATCTCTTGATGAAAGAATGGCATGTGGGCTTGGAGCATGCTTAGGATGCATTATTTATGTTAAAGAAGGGGACAATATAGTCCAAAAAAGATGTTGTGTAGAAGGGCCAGTTTTTGATGGTAATAAAGTAGTTTGGGAGCTGTAA